In Corallococcus caeni, a single genomic region encodes these proteins:
- a CDS encoding hemerythrin domain-containing protein, with amino-acid sequence MNEASSRRGFLSAVVLLGVGATASDAVAATPKAEGKSKPAEVNATEDLMREHGIIRRTLLVYAEVARRLGLREEKAPVEVLARAARLMRDFAEGYHEKTEETEVFPRLVKAGQQKELVQVLLVQHAAGRKVTEALLAATSGRDALTQPQQRADVARQLTGFIRMYEPHAAREDTVLFPAFRNLFDEKQFDELGERFEEQEHRLLGSNGFENALKEVAQLERDLGIHDLARFTVAEK; translated from the coding sequence ATGAATGAAGCGTCCAGCCGCCGCGGCTTCCTGTCCGCGGTCGTACTGCTGGGTGTTGGAGCCACGGCAAGCGATGCCGTCGCCGCGACGCCCAAGGCGGAGGGCAAGTCAAAGCCCGCGGAGGTGAACGCCACCGAGGACCTGATGCGCGAGCACGGCATCATCCGCCGCACGCTCCTGGTGTACGCCGAAGTCGCTCGGCGCCTCGGCCTTCGTGAAGAGAAGGCCCCCGTGGAGGTGCTCGCCCGGGCCGCCCGCCTCATGCGCGACTTCGCTGAGGGCTACCACGAGAAGACGGAGGAGACGGAGGTCTTCCCCCGGCTGGTGAAGGCGGGCCAGCAGAAGGAGCTCGTGCAGGTGCTGCTCGTTCAGCACGCCGCCGGGCGCAAGGTGACCGAGGCACTCCTGGCCGCGACCTCCGGGCGCGACGCACTCACGCAACCCCAGCAGAGGGCCGACGTCGCGCGGCAGCTCACCGGGTTCATCCGCATGTATGAGCCGCACGCCGCGCGGGAGGACACGGTCCTGTTCCCCGCGTTCCGCAACCTCTTCGACGAGAAGCAATTCGACGAGCTCGGCGAGCGCTTCGAGGAGCAGGAGCACCGGCTGCTGGGGAGCAACGGTTTCGAGAACGCGCTCAAGGAGGTGGCCCAGCTGGAGCGCGACCTCGGCATCCACGACCTCGCCCGGTTCACGGTTGCGGAGAAGTAG
- the aat gene encoding leucyl/phenylalanyl-tRNA--protein transferase gives MPIYLLSDDEPELFPPPSKADKSGLLAVGGDLRPERLVAAYSQGIFPWYSEGQPILWHSPDPRFVLEPAKIHVGRSLRKVMNRGTYTVRYDTVFAKVIDACSRVHRPGQDGTWITDAMKQAYIRLHELGLAHSVEAWHGEVLVGGLYGVSLGAAYFGESMFALAPDASKVAFATAVERFKGWGFQLIDCQVETEHLERFGAESWPRKRFLAALEQALKEPTRRGPWTE, from the coding sequence GTGCCCATCTACCTGCTGAGTGACGACGAGCCGGAGCTGTTCCCCCCGCCCTCCAAGGCGGACAAGAGCGGCCTGCTCGCGGTGGGCGGCGACCTGCGCCCCGAGCGGCTGGTGGCGGCCTACTCGCAGGGCATCTTCCCCTGGTACAGCGAGGGGCAGCCCATCCTGTGGCACTCGCCCGACCCCCGCTTCGTGCTGGAGCCGGCGAAAATCCACGTGGGCCGTTCGCTGCGCAAGGTGATGAACCGGGGCACGTACACGGTGCGCTACGACACCGTGTTCGCGAAGGTCATCGACGCGTGCTCGCGCGTGCACCGGCCGGGGCAGGACGGCACGTGGATTACCGACGCCATGAAGCAGGCGTACATCCGGCTGCACGAGCTGGGGCTGGCGCACTCGGTGGAGGCGTGGCACGGCGAGGTGCTGGTGGGCGGGCTGTACGGCGTGTCGCTGGGCGCGGCGTACTTCGGGGAGAGCATGTTCGCGCTGGCGCCGGACGCGTCGAAGGTGGCGTTCGCCACGGCGGTGGAGCGCTTCAAGGGCTGGGGTTTCCAGCTCATCGACTGCCAGGTGGAGACGGAGCACCTGGAGCGCTTCGGCGCGGAGTCCTGGCCGCGCAAGCGCTTCCTCGCGGCGCTGGAGCAGGCGTTGAAGGAGCCGACGCGGCGGGGGCCGTGGACCGAGTAG
- a CDS encoding CapA family protein codes for MAWRRWWPVGWVAACLVACGPGASTPKQGQDAVTPGDGPSTPVTPPDDPPSEETPPPDAPPPDEEPPPDETAEEPPPEEEESPVLTACAPEPAADASLPEAERTARHDYACTGIALEGSLVSTAGTPVADAVVKVGDAQARTDKAGHFRFPVLPRHNRLLTVDAEGFRPAVVAVELRRSLTEKRVTLPPVRLSPRDGVRMLFAGDVSLGRRFLDPDDTTPRNQMPQDDPAALIRVSDPLPGTKAVFTHVRPYFQAADFRAVNLETPVTDHPSTPHDEKAYAFFTLPGSMPALPWLGVDYVSLGNNHVYDYLAPGLSDTLSHVAATGMAFSGAGQNEDAAFVPARVPLAGANYSLVSMCSITGSAHEQQYVAGPNQGGAADARNMTRVSALLGAERAQGRVPVALLHTGVEYSVRPSTPTAQRMRDLVDAGAGLVIAHHPHIPQGFARHEGVLMAQSLGNFAFDQDRLETMVGLMAEVEATGARVDRARAVPVYIEDYRPRPVAGDLAESFLRNLAELSREGGVELVPQPSWGELLPEDRHAAVSERTVDVPVTVDVSGRATVDLRPLRHQGESVAVASLTGAAEGTAVKLKAGRDVLLHGDFEDHDVDDDANEAPRWSVGPNAGYVCQDGPHRGAAALCQRRASGERSAAVKLVNRFRPPGFAEGPPNRDLTAVAWLKGQGGGAFSAKVQYLPVESYTLFGEQTVLRHDGGTYDWTLVAEDLHFPADPPRPDLWNAPWALDLTLTTAPPKSGQGVTAVDDLALVAWEKQATGGTLTQQTPHARDFVRVEAPAGTYTLRVTFREHRVP; via the coding sequence ATGGCGTGGCGGCGGTGGTGGCCCGTGGGGTGGGTGGCGGCGTGTCTCGTGGCGTGCGGTCCGGGCGCCTCCACGCCCAAGCAGGGGCAGGACGCCGTGACGCCGGGTGATGGGCCCTCGACGCCGGTGACGCCTCCGGACGACCCGCCCTCCGAGGAGACGCCCCCGCCCGACGCACCTCCTCCCGACGAGGAGCCCCCTCCCGACGAGACGGCGGAGGAGCCGCCACCGGAGGAGGAGGAGTCCCCGGTGCTGACGGCCTGCGCGCCGGAGCCCGCGGCGGACGCCTCCCTCCCCGAAGCCGAGCGCACCGCCCGGCATGACTACGCCTGCACCGGCATCGCGCTGGAGGGCTCGCTGGTCTCCACGGCGGGCACGCCGGTCGCGGACGCCGTGGTGAAGGTGGGGGACGCGCAGGCGCGCACGGACAAGGCCGGCCACTTCCGCTTCCCCGTGCTGCCCCGTCACAACCGGCTGCTCACGGTGGACGCGGAGGGCTTCCGCCCGGCGGTGGTCGCGGTGGAGCTGCGGCGGAGCCTGACGGAGAAGCGCGTGACGCTGCCGCCGGTGCGCCTGTCTCCGAGGGACGGCGTGCGGATGCTCTTCGCGGGCGACGTGTCGCTGGGCCGGCGCTTCCTGGATCCGGACGACACCACGCCGCGCAACCAGATGCCCCAGGACGACCCGGCGGCGCTCATCCGCGTGTCGGATCCGCTGCCGGGCACGAAGGCCGTCTTCACGCACGTGCGGCCCTACTTCCAGGCGGCGGACTTCCGCGCCGTGAACCTGGAGACGCCGGTGACGGACCACCCGTCCACGCCCCACGACGAGAAGGCCTATGCCTTCTTCACGCTGCCCGGCTCCATGCCCGCGCTGCCGTGGCTGGGCGTGGACTACGTGAGCCTGGGCAACAACCACGTCTACGACTACCTGGCGCCGGGGCTGAGCGACACGCTCTCGCACGTGGCCGCGACGGGCATGGCCTTCAGCGGCGCGGGCCAGAACGAGGATGCGGCCTTCGTGCCGGCGCGCGTGCCGCTCGCGGGCGCGAACTACAGCCTCGTGTCCATGTGCTCCATCACCGGCAGCGCGCACGAACAGCAGTACGTCGCGGGCCCCAACCAGGGCGGCGCGGCGGACGCGCGGAACATGACGCGGGTGTCCGCGCTGCTGGGCGCGGAGCGGGCGCAGGGGCGCGTGCCGGTGGCGCTGCTGCACACCGGCGTCGAGTACAGCGTCCGGCCCTCCACCCCGACGGCGCAGCGGATGCGCGACCTGGTGGACGCGGGCGCGGGGCTGGTCATCGCGCACCACCCGCACATCCCGCAGGGCTTCGCGCGCCACGAGGGCGTGCTGATGGCGCAGTCGCTGGGCAACTTCGCCTTCGACCAGGACCGCCTGGAGACGATGGTGGGCCTGATGGCGGAGGTGGAGGCCACGGGCGCGCGCGTGGACCGCGCCCGCGCGGTGCCCGTCTACATCGAGGACTACCGCCCCCGGCCCGTCGCGGGCGACCTGGCGGAGAGCTTCCTGCGCAACCTGGCGGAGTTGTCCCGCGAGGGTGGCGTGGAGCTGGTGCCCCAGCCCTCATGGGGCGAGCTGCTCCCGGAAGACCGGCACGCGGCGGTGAGCGAGCGCACCGTGGACGTGCCCGTGACGGTGGACGTGAGCGGCCGCGCCACGGTGGACCTGCGGCCCCTGCGCCATCAGGGGGAGTCCGTCGCGGTGGCCTCGCTCACGGGCGCGGCGGAGGGCACGGCCGTGAAGCTCAAGGCCGGGCGCGACGTGCTGCTGCACGGCGACTTCGAGGACCACGACGTGGACGACGACGCCAACGAGGCGCCGCGCTGGAGCGTGGGCCCGAATGCCGGCTACGTCTGCCAGGACGGTCCGCACCGGGGCGCCGCGGCCCTCTGTCAGCGCCGGGCGTCGGGCGAGCGGAGCGCGGCGGTGAAGCTGGTCAACCGCTTCCGTCCGCCGGGCTTCGCGGAAGGCCCGCCCAACCGCGACCTCACGGCGGTGGCGTGGCTGAAGGGGCAGGGCGGCGGCGCCTTCTCCGCGAAGGTGCAGTACCTGCCCGTGGAGTCCTACACCCTCTTCGGCGAGCAGACGGTGCTGCGCCACGACGGCGGCACCTACGACTGGACGCTGGTGGCGGAGGACCTGCACTTCCCCGCCGACCCGCCGAGGCCGGACCTGTGGAACGCGCCGTGGGCGCTGGACCTGACGCTCACCACCGCGCCCCCGAAGTCCGGGCAGGGCGTGACGGCGGTGGACGACCTGGCGCTGGTGGCCTGGGAGAAGCAGGCCACGGGCGGAACGCTCACGCAGCAGACGCCGCACGCGAGGGACTTCGTGCGGGTGGAGGCCCCGGCGGGCACGTACACGCTGCGAGTCACCTTCCGCGAGCACCGCGTGCCCTGA
- a CDS encoding SDR family oxidoreductase encodes MRYVITGASRGIGFEFVQQLLRRGETVDAGVRAPELARRLEPLLLEAGNRLRIHPLDVTRAESVQAFAERVSREPVDVLINNAGVSGLWVGLHELDFEDLARTFEVNALGPLRITSALLPALRTGAGRKVAHVTSRMGSLSSNTEGGAYAYRMSKAALNMGVRSMSNDLRREGLACVLLHPGWVQTDMGGQDAPLPPEESVRGMLRVIDSISLEHSGRFFDYEGAEVPW; translated from the coding sequence ATGCGCTATGTCATCACGGGAGCAAGCCGTGGCATCGGTTTCGAATTCGTGCAGCAACTGCTGCGACGGGGGGAAACCGTGGACGCCGGCGTGCGGGCCCCGGAGCTTGCGCGTCGGCTGGAGCCGCTGCTGCTGGAGGCGGGCAACCGCCTGAGGATCCACCCGCTGGACGTCACCCGCGCGGAGAGCGTCCAGGCGTTCGCGGAGCGCGTCTCCCGCGAGCCGGTGGACGTGCTCATCAACAACGCGGGCGTGTCCGGCCTGTGGGTGGGGCTGCACGAGCTGGACTTCGAGGACCTGGCCCGCACCTTCGAGGTGAACGCGCTCGGGCCGCTGCGCATCACCTCCGCGTTGCTGCCCGCGCTGCGGACCGGGGCGGGGCGCAAGGTGGCGCACGTCACGTCGCGCATGGGGTCGCTCTCCAGCAACACGGAGGGCGGCGCGTACGCCTACCGCATGTCCAAGGCCGCGCTGAACATGGGCGTGCGCTCCATGTCCAACGACCTGCGCCGCGAGGGGCTGGCGTGCGTGCTGCTGCATCCGGGTTGGGTGCAGACGGACATGGGCGGGCAGGACGCGCCGCTTCCGCCGGAGGAGTCCGTGCGCGGGATGCTGAGGGTCATCGACAGCATCTCGCTGGAGCACTCCGGCCGGTTCTTCGACTACGAGGGCGCCGAAGTACCCTGGTAG
- a CDS encoding serine/threonine protein kinase, whose product MAEAPDLGGYEVVGRLAVGGMAEVYQARARETTQRSPGEPEEVVIKRLHPSFRNDPAYVKAFVDEAKLTVRLRNAHIVRTFRLFRAGPDYLMVQELVSGRTLGYMQELLIKAGAAMPPESACYIAWCILKALDYIHRAKVGENGATIVHRDVNPANVLLGIQGDVKLTDFGVAEVEGMMRGDSGALRGTLPYMSPEQVLGQAVDARTDLYAVGVILWELWGGRRLFTGDNEAQLMHQVRDARVPLLSSLAPDLPDYAARVARKALFADRARRFQSAAEFIKALEVLARRAGWPLTVEALQPLLGG is encoded by the coding sequence GTGGCGGAAGCTCCGGACCTGGGTGGCTATGAAGTGGTCGGCCGGCTGGCGGTCGGCGGCATGGCGGAGGTGTATCAGGCGCGTGCCCGTGAGACGACCCAGCGCTCCCCCGGGGAGCCCGAGGAAGTCGTCATCAAGCGGCTGCACCCGTCCTTCCGCAACGACCCCGCGTATGTGAAGGCCTTCGTCGACGAGGCGAAGCTGACGGTGCGCCTGCGCAACGCGCACATCGTGAGGACGTTCCGGCTGTTCCGCGCCGGGCCGGACTACCTCATGGTGCAGGAGCTCGTGAGCGGCCGGACGCTGGGCTACATGCAGGAGCTGCTCATCAAGGCGGGCGCCGCGATGCCGCCGGAGTCCGCCTGCTACATCGCGTGGTGCATCCTCAAGGCGCTGGACTACATCCACCGCGCCAAGGTGGGGGAGAACGGCGCCACCATCGTCCACCGCGACGTGAACCCCGCCAACGTGCTGCTGGGCATCCAGGGCGACGTGAAGCTCACCGACTTCGGCGTGGCGGAGGTGGAGGGGATGATGCGCGGCGACTCCGGCGCGCTGCGCGGCACGCTGCCGTACATGAGCCCGGAGCAGGTGCTGGGGCAGGCGGTGGACGCCCGCACGGACCTGTACGCGGTGGGCGTCATCCTCTGGGAGCTGTGGGGCGGCCGCCGCCTCTTCACCGGGGACAACGAAGCGCAGCTCATGCACCAGGTGCGTGACGCGCGCGTGCCGCTCTTGTCCTCGCTGGCGCCGGACCTGCCGGACTACGCGGCGCGGGTGGCGCGCAAGGCGCTGTTCGCGGACCGGGCCCGCCGCTTCCAGTCCGCGGCGGAGTTCATCAAGGCGCTGGAGGTGCTGGCGCGCCGCGCGGGCTGGCCCCTGACGGTGGAGGCGCTGCAGCCTCTGTTGGGCGGCTGA
- a CDS encoding LEA type 2 family protein: MSCVNRSTCLMTLVSALFALSAGCASAPVRSGGPPALTAQETTVVSQGLTDASVRYTGQITGAATGVVERADYELVADGQVVKTGSTKLGVPFAPGTPADFSIEEKSAYVKSPEDLARLSAQGGTVLIALRGTLVVRSGDSEDTLPFAASRAVRVPHLPEVVVESLDAARYSAEEVQINLRLGVRNPNPFPLRLDSLTYQVTVADRPLEEGTAAQADTVDASATGVYPVEIAVTAQSWGPGVKGLISKGVLPYSVKGEVKGPMLQVPFLLKGDVKLNVSR, from the coding sequence ATGTCCTGCGTGAATCGCTCGACCTGCCTGATGACCCTGGTGTCCGCGCTGTTCGCCCTCTCCGCCGGGTGCGCCTCCGCCCCGGTCCGCTCCGGCGGCCCCCCCGCCCTGACGGCCCAGGAGACCACCGTCGTCTCCCAGGGGCTCACCGACGCCTCCGTGCGCTACACCGGACAAATCACCGGCGCCGCCACCGGCGTCGTGGAGCGCGCGGACTACGAGCTCGTCGCCGACGGGCAGGTGGTGAAGACGGGCTCCACGAAGCTGGGGGTGCCGTTCGCCCCGGGCACGCCCGCGGACTTCTCCATCGAGGAGAAGTCCGCCTACGTGAAGAGCCCGGAGGACCTGGCCCGCCTGAGCGCCCAGGGCGGCACGGTGCTCATCGCCCTGCGCGGCACGCTGGTGGTGCGCTCCGGCGACAGCGAGGACACCCTGCCCTTCGCCGCCAGCCGCGCGGTGCGCGTGCCCCACCTGCCGGAGGTCGTCGTGGAGAGCCTGGACGCGGCCCGCTACTCGGCGGAGGAGGTGCAGATCAACCTGCGGCTGGGCGTGCGCAACCCGAACCCGTTCCCGCTGCGGCTCGACTCGCTGACCTACCAGGTCACCGTCGCGGACCGCCCCCTGGAGGAGGGCACCGCCGCCCAGGCGGACACGGTGGATGCGTCCGCCACGGGCGTGTACCCGGTGGAGATCGCCGTGACGGCGCAGTCCTGGGGCCCAGGCGTGAAGGGGCTCATCTCCAAGGGCGTCCTGCCCTACAGCGTGAAGGGCGAGGTGAAGGGCCCCATGCTGCAGGTCCCCTTCCTCCTCAAGGGTGACGTGAAGCTCAACGTGTCCCGCTAG
- a CDS encoding hemolysin family protein, with amino-acid sequence MPTWTLWVACLALCFMRSLVAAAESALYGTSDLRAQELAEESKTTAARRVLRHKTHREPAATALRLGMVLSGFLAAAIGAFVPPRLLDFSRYAEATWVPVATVCAGALFVGVLASLMEVTLRGLANGNPERWALRLSGLVSLLVTVLYPPMRLMLGLLNLGARTFGRTLRFEPPPPPLEELEKLLAAQAARNEVDKSAPQLIRSIFELSDKRCRDVMVNRTDVISVDITTPPDEVLRILAEENHSRIPVYKDDVDHIVGVLHARDLIPLLQHPELIVLQDVIRPAHFVPWMKPVGDLLRDMQKRKIHMAMVVDEYGGFMGVVTLEDILREIVGDIGDEFEVEEKLVEKMADGTSLVDAAMEVDQFTKLFGFPLPEGDFDTLGGYLSSLAGHLPDVGERFTYNGWQFVVATKEGARIDRVRMSRLKSAAPGTSDGVPRDGVPAPKDDGQGPPRPPADSGTASDAKG; translated from the coding sequence ATGCCTACCTGGACCCTCTGGGTCGCCTGCCTGGCCCTCTGTTTCATGAGGTCCCTGGTCGCCGCCGCGGAGTCCGCGCTCTACGGGACGTCCGACCTGCGCGCCCAGGAGCTCGCGGAGGAGAGCAAGACCACCGCCGCCCGCCGGGTGCTCCGTCACAAGACGCACCGTGAACCCGCCGCCACCGCCCTGCGCCTGGGCATGGTGCTGTCCGGCTTCCTCGCCGCCGCCATTGGCGCCTTCGTCCCGCCGCGCCTGCTGGACTTCAGCCGCTACGCAGAGGCCACCTGGGTGCCCGTCGCCACGGTGTGCGCGGGCGCCCTCTTCGTGGGCGTGCTCGCCAGCCTCATGGAAGTCACCCTGCGCGGCCTGGCCAACGGCAACCCGGAGCGCTGGGCGCTGCGCCTGTCGGGCCTGGTGTCCCTGCTGGTGACGGTGCTCTACCCGCCCATGCGCCTGATGCTGGGCCTGCTCAACCTGGGCGCCCGCACCTTCGGCCGCACCCTGCGCTTCGAGCCGCCGCCCCCTCCGCTGGAGGAGCTGGAGAAGCTGCTCGCCGCCCAGGCCGCGCGCAACGAGGTGGACAAGAGCGCCCCGCAGCTCATCCGCTCCATCTTCGAGCTGTCCGACAAGCGCTGCCGCGACGTGATGGTCAACCGCACGGACGTCATCTCCGTGGACATCACCACGCCGCCGGACGAAGTGCTGCGCATCCTGGCGGAGGAGAACCACTCGCGCATCCCCGTCTACAAGGACGACGTGGACCACATCGTCGGCGTGCTGCACGCGCGCGACCTCATCCCGCTGCTCCAGCACCCGGAGCTCATCGTCCTGCAGGACGTCATCCGCCCCGCCCACTTCGTGCCGTGGATGAAGCCCGTGGGGGACCTGCTGCGCGACATGCAGAAGCGGAAGATCCACATGGCCATGGTCGTCGACGAGTACGGCGGCTTCATGGGCGTCGTCACGCTGGAGGACATCCTCCGCGAAATCGTGGGCGACATCGGCGACGAGTTCGAGGTGGAGGAGAAGCTCGTCGAGAAGATGGCCGACGGCACCTCGCTGGTGGACGCCGCCATGGAGGTGGATCAGTTCACGAAGCTCTTCGGCTTCCCGCTGCCGGAGGGCGACTTCGACACGCTGGGCGGCTACCTGTCCTCGCTGGCGGGCCACCTGCCCGACGTGGGCGAGCGCTTCACCTACAACGGCTGGCAGTTCGTCGTGGCCACCAAGGAGGGCGCCCGCATCGACCGCGTGCGGATGTCCCGCCTCAAGAGCGCCGCCCCCGGCACCTCGGACGGCGTGCCCCGCGACGGCGTCCCCGCGCCGAAGGACGACGGCCAGGGCCCGCCGCGCCCGCCCGCCGACTCCGGCACGGCTTCGGACGCGAAGGGCTGA
- a CDS encoding hemerythrin domain-containing protein codes for MSGPTDFVSLGALHRDLEELFLLHQEALMGMDLPVARERLSRYREALTRHLEAEEALLLPELPRAGRIRGAAPELFTGEHQRMRELLAKCQDAVDALDASAPDYRRAVLRVFDMESTFKHLEHHHSLREETYLFPALDGVLGEEERRALLAAFLARTEASTSPQP; via the coding sequence ATGTCCGGCCCCACCGATTTCGTCAGCCTGGGTGCGCTCCACCGCGACCTGGAGGAGCTGTTCCTCCTGCACCAGGAGGCGCTGATGGGCATGGACCTGCCCGTCGCGCGTGAACGGCTGTCGCGCTATCGCGAGGCGCTGACGCGGCACCTGGAGGCGGAGGAGGCGCTGCTGCTGCCAGAGCTGCCCCGCGCCGGACGGATTCGCGGCGCCGCGCCGGAGCTCTTCACCGGCGAGCACCAGCGCATGCGCGAGCTGCTGGCGAAGTGCCAGGACGCCGTGGACGCGCTGGATGCGAGCGCTCCGGACTACCGCCGCGCGGTGCTCCGCGTGTTCGACATGGAGAGCACGTTCAAGCACCTGGAGCACCACCACTCGCTGCGCGAGGAGACGTACCTGTTCCCCGCGCTGGATGGGGTGCTGGGCGAGGAGGAGCGGCGGGCCTTGCTGGCCGCGTTCCTCGCGCGCACGGAAGCTTCTACTTCTCCGCAACCGTGA
- the glgA gene encoding glycogen synthase GlgA: protein MKILFIASEVTPFSKTGGLGDVAGALPTALASLGHDVKIVTPRYQDVRNAGQLLPTGQSLVLRFPFGETGGPILSARLTERLEVLFLENEAFYGGRKGFYGDAAGEFQDNPRRFAYLCVGALQAAQRLRFFPDIIHLHDWQTGLVPVALRRGFGGTPLAKAKCVFTIHNLAYQGHFPKRTMDDLGLPWDLFTPEGVEFYDQVNFLKAGLVYSEALTTVSPTYAREIQTAEQGYGLDGLLRRRSHALTGIINGIDAHEWNPRTDAFLPARYGPDDMTGKAVCKRALLERFGLPTEGNAPVFGIVSRLAWQKGVDLLLETLPAALQADLKFVAVGNGEPGLEDGLRALRARYPKQVGVHIGFDPELSHLVEAGADFFLMPSRYEPCGLNQMYSLRYGTVPIVRATGGLVDTVEGGLDGNGVLFESFHRSALLAAIRRALSLYADPARLGDFQVRGMGKDFSWAASARKYEALFSSLVEE, encoded by the coding sequence ATGAAGATCCTCTTCATCGCCTCGGAGGTCACCCCCTTCTCGAAGACGGGGGGACTGGGCGACGTGGCCGGGGCCCTGCCCACGGCGCTCGCCAGCCTGGGGCACGACGTGAAGATCGTCACGCCCCGCTACCAGGACGTGCGCAACGCCGGACAGCTGTTGCCCACCGGGCAGTCCCTGGTGCTGCGCTTCCCCTTCGGTGAGACGGGCGGCCCCATCCTGTCCGCGCGCCTCACCGAACGCCTGGAGGTCCTCTTCCTGGAGAACGAGGCCTTCTACGGCGGCCGCAAGGGCTTCTACGGCGACGCGGCCGGCGAGTTCCAGGACAACCCCCGCCGCTTCGCCTACCTGTGCGTGGGCGCGCTCCAGGCCGCGCAGCGGCTGCGCTTCTTCCCGGACATCATCCACCTGCACGACTGGCAGACGGGGCTCGTCCCGGTGGCGCTGCGCCGCGGCTTCGGGGGCACGCCGCTCGCGAAGGCGAAGTGCGTCTTCACCATCCACAACCTGGCCTACCAGGGGCACTTCCCCAAGCGGACCATGGACGACCTGGGGCTGCCCTGGGACCTGTTCACCCCGGAGGGCGTGGAGTTCTACGACCAGGTCAACTTCCTCAAGGCGGGGCTCGTCTACTCCGAGGCGCTCACCACCGTGTCGCCCACCTACGCGCGGGAGATTCAAACGGCGGAGCAGGGCTACGGGCTGGATGGCCTCCTACGCCGCCGCTCGCACGCGCTCACCGGCATCATCAACGGCATCGACGCGCACGAGTGGAACCCCCGGACGGACGCCTTCCTGCCGGCGCGCTACGGCCCGGACGACATGACGGGCAAGGCCGTGTGCAAGCGCGCCCTCCTGGAGCGCTTCGGCCTGCCCACGGAAGGCAACGCGCCGGTGTTCGGCATCGTCAGCCGGCTGGCGTGGCAGAAGGGCGTGGACCTGCTGCTGGAGACGCTGCCCGCGGCGCTCCAGGCGGACCTGAAGTTCGTGGCGGTGGGCAACGGCGAGCCCGGCCTGGAGGACGGCCTGCGCGCGCTGCGGGCCCGCTACCCGAAGCAGGTGGGCGTGCACATCGGGTTCGACCCGGAATTGTCACACCTGGTGGAGGCGGGGGCGGACTTCTTCCTCATGCCCAGCCGCTATGAGCCGTGCGGCCTGAACCAGATGTATTCCCTGCGCTACGGCACGGTGCCCATCGTCCGGGCCACGGGCGGGCTGGTGGACACGGTGGAGGGGGGGCTGGACGGCAACGGCGTCCTCTTCGAGTCCTTCCACCGCTCGGCGCTCCTGGCCGCCATCCGCCGGGCGCTCTCCCTGTACGCGGACCCCGCACGGCTGGGGGACTTCCAGGTGCGGGGGATGGGGAAGGACTTCTCCTGGGCCGCGTCCGCCCGGAAGTACGAGGCCCTCTTCTCCTCCCTGGTGGAGGAATAG
- the pdxH gene encoding pyridoxamine 5'-phosphate oxidase: MVRRVTNIPADPIQRFADLFAQAKAAIPVDPNAMVVATVDDQGRPSSRVVLLKDFDARGFVFFTNFHSRKGRQLRAHPFAALCFHWQPLEQQVRIEGRVEQVTDAEADAYFQSRARGSQIGAWASLQSEELPSRELLDQRVAEVEARFQGRPVERPPHWSGFRVVPDRIEFWHSRPSRLHERNLYLRDGAGWKTQLLFP, translated from the coding sequence ATGGTGCGCCGCGTGACGAATATCCCTGCCGACCCCATCCAGCGCTTCGCGGACCTCTTCGCCCAGGCGAAGGCCGCAATTCCCGTGGACCCCAACGCCATGGTCGTGGCGACCGTGGACGACCAGGGCCGCCCCAGCTCACGCGTGGTGCTGCTCAAGGACTTCGATGCGCGGGGCTTCGTCTTCTTCACCAACTTCCACAGCCGCAAGGGGCGTCAGCTCCGCGCGCACCCGTTCGCGGCGCTGTGCTTCCACTGGCAGCCCCTGGAGCAGCAGGTGCGCATCGAGGGCCGCGTGGAGCAGGTGACGGACGCGGAAGCCGACGCGTACTTCCAGAGCCGCGCGCGCGGCAGCCAGATTGGCGCGTGGGCCAGCCTCCAGAGCGAGGAACTGCCCTCGCGCGAGCTGTTGGATCAGCGCGTGGCGGAGGTGGAGGCGCGCTTCCAGGGCCGCCCCGTGGAGCGGCCGCCGCACTGGAGCGGCTTCCGCGTGGTGCCGGACCGCATCGAGTTCTGGCACAGCCGCCCCAGCCGGCTGCACGAGCGCAACCTGTACCTGCGCGACGGCGCGGGCTGGAAGACGCAGCTGCTCTTCCCCTGA